The following are encoded in a window of Pseudomonas graminis genomic DNA:
- a CDS encoding sulfite exporter TauE/SafE family protein codes for MTDFLSLYQNLGWTLSALALLTFLLAGTVKGVIGMGLPTVAMGLLGVMMLPSQAAALLLIPSTLTNLWQLATGGHLRGLCVRLWPLLLMIVIGTLLGSYALGLGNGHGMARALGGALFVYALCGLFLPTLKVPSAAEDWLGPLCGFITGLVTSATGVFVIPAVPYIQGLGLDRNELVQALGLSFTVSTLALGAGLFWNGAVGSAEMGASLLALLPALLGMMFGQWLRQRISALVFKRMFFIGMALLGAHLMIAG; via the coding sequence ATGACTGATTTTCTATCGCTCTATCAGAACCTTGGCTGGACCTTGTCAGCGCTGGCGCTGCTGACGTTTCTGCTGGCGGGGACGGTCAAGGGCGTGATCGGCATGGGGCTGCCGACGGTTGCGATGGGCCTGCTGGGGGTGATGATGCTGCCAAGCCAGGCGGCGGCGTTGCTGCTGATCCCCTCGACACTCACCAACCTTTGGCAGCTGGCAACCGGCGGGCATCTGCGCGGATTGTGCGTGCGGTTGTGGCCGTTGCTGTTGATGATCGTCATCGGCACGCTGCTCGGCTCATACGCGTTGGGCCTCGGCAACGGGCACGGCATGGCGCGGGCGCTGGGCGGCGCGCTGTTTGTCTACGCGTTATGCGGCTTGTTTCTGCCGACGCTCAAAGTGCCGTCCGCTGCGGAGGACTGGCTCGGGCCGTTGTGCGGCTTCATCACCGGCCTGGTCACCTCGGCCACCGGCGTTTTCGTCATTCCGGCGGTGCCCTACATTCAGGGCCTTGGGCTGGATCGCAATGAACTGGTGCAGGCGCTGGGGCTGTCCTTCACCGTCTCTACCCTGGCGCTGGGCGCCGGTCTGTTCTGGAACGGGGCGGTGGGCAGCGCCGAAATGGGCGCCTCATTGCTGGCGCTGCTTCCCGCGTTGCTGGGCATGATGTTCGGTCAATGGCTGCGCCAGCGCATCAGCGCATTGGTGTTCAAGCGAATGTTCTTTATCGGCATGGCGCTGCTGGGTGCGCACCTGATGATTGCTGGCTGA
- a CDS encoding NAD(P)H-dependent oxidoreductase, which translates to MKKVLFLNGGKQFAHSDGRYNSTLHEAGMAFLDRAGFDVQQTFIDGGYDVAEEVQKFLWADVIIWQMPGWWMGAPWTVKKYIDEVFTEGHGSLYANDGRTRSDASRRYGSGGLLHGKQYMISATWNAPQQAFDDPADFFEAKGVDAVYFPFHKANQFLGMTGLPTFLAVDVMKMPNVDADVKRYEAHLGSVFGM; encoded by the coding sequence ATGAAAAAAGTACTGTTCCTGAACGGCGGCAAACAATTCGCGCATTCCGATGGCCGCTACAACTCCACCCTGCATGAAGCCGGCATGGCGTTTCTGGACCGCGCCGGGTTTGACGTGCAGCAGACTTTCATCGACGGTGGCTATGACGTGGCCGAGGAAGTGCAGAAGTTTCTCTGGGCTGACGTGATCATCTGGCAGATGCCGGGCTGGTGGATGGGCGCGCCGTGGACGGTGAAAAAGTACATCGACGAAGTGTTCACCGAAGGTCACGGCAGCCTGTACGCCAACGACGGTCGCACCCGTTCCGATGCGTCCCGGCGGTACGGCAGCGGCGGCTTGCTGCACGGCAAGCAATACATGATTTCGGCCACCTGGAATGCGCCGCAGCAAGCGTTCGACGACCCGGCCGACTTCTTCGAAGCCAAGGGCGTGGATGCCGTGTACTTCCCGTTCCACAAGGCCAACCAGTTCCTGGGCATGACCGGCCTTCCAACCTTCCTGGCCGTGGACGTGATGAAGATGCCGAATGTCGACGCAGACGTGAAGCGGTATGAAGCGCACTTGGGGTCGGTGTTCGGGATGTGA
- the mmsB gene encoding 3-hydroxyisobutyrate dehydrogenase, producing the protein MKIAFIGLGNMGAPMARNLIRAGHQLHLFDLNQQVLAELAELGSRISESPKHAAQGADLVITMLPAAAHVRAVYLNDDGVLAGISAGVPAVDCSTIDPQTIRDVAAAAAKQGVVVGDAPVSGGTGGAQAGTLTFMVGASLEHFTVLKPILAQMGRNIVHCGDVGTGQIAKICNNMLLGISMIGVAEAMALGNSLGIDTGVLATIINSSTGRCWSSEMYNPWPGVVETAPASRGYTGGFGAELMLKDLGLATEAAKAAHQPVLMGALAQQLYQAMSLRGDGGKDFSAVVEAYIKKEN; encoded by the coding sequence ATGAAAATCGCATTCATCGGCCTGGGCAATATGGGGGCGCCGATGGCGCGGAATCTGATCCGTGCCGGGCATCAGCTGCATTTGTTCGACCTGAACCAACAGGTGCTGGCCGAACTGGCCGAATTGGGCAGCCGCATCAGTGAGTCGCCCAAACATGCTGCTCAGGGTGCCGACCTGGTCATCACCATGCTCCCAGCGGCGGCTCACGTTCGCGCGGTTTATCTGAATGACGACGGCGTGTTGGCTGGCATCAGCGCAGGGGTGCCGGCGGTGGACTGCAGCACCATCGATCCGCAGACCATCCGCGATGTGGCGGCCGCCGCGGCGAAACAAGGCGTGGTGGTCGGCGATGCGCCGGTGTCCGGCGGCACGGGCGGGGCGCAGGCCGGAACGCTGACGTTCATGGTCGGCGCGAGTCTTGAGCACTTTACGGTGCTCAAGCCGATCCTGGCGCAGATGGGCCGCAACATCGTCCATTGCGGCGATGTCGGCACTGGTCAGATCGCGAAGATCTGCAACAACATGCTGTTGGGCATTTCCATGATTGGCGTGGCAGAAGCCATGGCGCTGGGCAATAGCCTGGGCATCGACACTGGGGTGCTGGCGACCATCATCAACAGCTCGACCGGGCGCTGCTGGAGTTCGGAAATGTACAACCCGTGGCCCGGCGTCGTGGAAACCGCCCCGGCGTCGCGGGGCTACACCGGAGGCTTTGGTGCGGAGCTGATGCTCAAGGATCTGGGCCTGGCAACGGAGGCCGCCAAAGCCGCACACCAACCGGTGCTCATGGGCGCGCTGGCACAGCAGCTGTATCAGGCGATGAGCCTGCGCGGTGACGGTGGCAAAGACTTCTCGGCGGTGGTTGAGGCGTACATCAAGAAGGAAAACTGA
- the argH gene encoding argininosuccinate lyase has translation MSDATERLWGARFKSAPAEAMANLSRSPAVYFRMTPYDVAGSKAHAHELERAGLLDADETRRIIEALQSIDEDFSAGTIQPIPADEDVHTFIERLLTERLGALGGKLRAGRSRNDQTANDMRLFLRDRIRVLTLSILDLQQALVGQAEAHIDTIAPGFTHLQQAQPIVFGHHLMAHAQAIHRDIQRLQDWDQRFNLSPLGAAAMAGSAIARDPQRSAAEMGYAGPCENSIDAVASRDHVAEFLFCASMLGINISRMAEEFCIWTSRQFRWVELDDAYATGSSIMPQKKNPDIAELARGKSGRLIGSLTAILSVLKAQPLSYNRDLSEDKHAIFDALDTLNLVLPAFAGMVRTMTVRKDELLRQAPLGFTLATEIADWLAVRGVPFKEAHEITGQLVQLCETQDIGLPELTPKMLADTDPRLTPEVLESLTLEAALAARSGWGGTSPVRVAEQIARFKQQLVAQEQWAKDYNGPRA, from the coding sequence ATGTCCGATGCAACTGAGCGTCTGTGGGGCGCGCGCTTTAAATCAGCGCCAGCCGAAGCGATGGCCAACCTGTCACGCTCGCCCGCCGTCTATTTCCGCATGACGCCCTATGACGTCGCGGGGTCCAAGGCCCACGCCCATGAACTGGAGCGCGCCGGTTTGCTGGATGCCGACGAAACGCGGCGCATCATCGAGGCGCTGCAATCGATCGACGAGGACTTTTCCGCCGGCACGATTCAGCCCATTCCCGCCGACGAGGACGTACACACCTTCATCGAGCGCCTGCTCACTGAACGCCTCGGCGCACTGGGCGGCAAGCTTCGCGCCGGACGCTCGCGCAACGATCAGACGGCCAACGACATGCGGCTGTTTCTGCGTGACCGCATTCGCGTGCTGACCCTATCGATACTTGATCTGCAGCAGGCGTTGGTGGGTCAGGCCGAAGCGCACATCGACACCATCGCGCCCGGTTTCACCCACTTGCAGCAAGCGCAGCCGATTGTCTTCGGTCACCATTTGATGGCGCACGCCCAGGCGATTCATCGTGACATCCAGCGCCTGCAGGATTGGGATCAGCGCTTTAACCTGTCGCCCCTCGGCGCCGCCGCCATGGCCGGTTCCGCCATCGCCCGCGACCCGCAACGTTCGGCGGCGGAAATGGGCTACGCCGGCCCGTGTGAGAACTCCATCGACGCCGTCGCCAGCCGCGATCACGTGGCCGAGTTTCTGTTCTGCGCGAGCATGCTGGGGATCAACATTTCGCGCATGGCCGAGGAGTTCTGCATCTGGACGTCGCGACAGTTTCGCTGGGTCGAGCTGGACGATGCCTACGCCACGGGCAGCTCGATCATGCCGCAGAAGAAGAACCCGGACATCGCTGAACTGGCTCGGGGTAAATCCGGTCGGTTGATCGGCTCGCTGACAGCGATTCTGTCGGTGCTCAAGGCGCAGCCGCTGTCGTACAACCGCGACTTGAGCGAAGACAAACACGCGATCTTCGACGCGCTGGACACGCTGAATCTGGTGCTGCCCGCTTTCGCCGGCATGGTCCGGACGATGACGGTGCGCAAGGACGAATTGCTGCGTCAGGCGCCATTGGGTTTTACCTTGGCGACGGAGATTGCGGACTGGCTGGCCGTTCGCGGCGTGCCGTTCAAGGAAGCCCACGAGATCACCGGGCAACTGGTTCAGCTGTGCGAGACGCAGGACATCGGGCTGCCGGAGTTGACGCCAAAGATGCTCGCCGACACCGACCCGCGCCTGACGCCGGAGGTGCTGGAAAGCCTGACCTTGGAAGCTGCACTGGCGGCGCGCAGTGGGTGGGGCGGGACGTCACCGGTGCGAGTGGCCGAGCAAATCGCGCGGTTCAAACAGCAATTGGTAGCGCAAGAGCAGTGGGCCAAAGATTACAACGGCCCGCGGGCCTAG